The genomic segment CAAACAACATTTTCGTGGTGAATCCAGAACTTTGTCTGTGAAcacaatatttcagaagaaaagttGCTTAGGACACTAGACGTGTGGGTTGtgcaattctgggagctgaacttTTCCAAGCTATGCTTAGGACAACATTCAGTCAAAATGTACCTTGAGAGCCTAATGATTTCAACTTTAATATTAAGTATATGTTAAAGTCTCACACGGACTTAAACAATATTAAGAAGTATTTATCTCTGTCTGTACTGTATAACAGGaggtattttaaaaagtttatctaATACTTATATACAAAAATGATGGAATGAAAACATGTCTCCTGAAAAATGAAGTAGAAACCTTGTTTATTTTCCTCTCCATTTATAAAACGGTAAATATTACTTGTAGCCTTAGCAATGCCATTTATTTAAACAGAGGTGTGAAAGATAAATACATCTTAATTGTTATAGCACATGGACAAAAGTAGAACTCAGTTGCTCTGCGTTTGGTGGGAAAACTACTGTTTTTATAAACAAAGGACAGCCATTCTTCCATCTGATTGTTATTCATGCTTTCTTGAAGATTCTCTTAGCTGCAACTCCTTCATAGGTGTAtgtctgaaataaaaaaaaacaggtcAGAAGATTGTTTGCTGATGTTtgacaaatgcagtttgataccactttaactgccatggttcagtactatggaatcctggaatctgtggtttggtgaggcactaacactctttggaagagaaagttaaaagttaaagactttgtaaatcttccaggattccatagcattgagccatagcaaagtggcttcaaactgcatcatttctacagtgtagatgcacccagacttAAGGCTAATACAATAGAGATGTTTAAGTTAGACTGGCAATCGGTAGTGACATATTTAAGAGAAAACTGGGACAAATAATCAAGTACAGTGCTGTAGAATAGTAAAATTCATGCCAAGTAAAAGGTTACACATGTTGCCAAGTTACCTAAATCAGAATGGCACTGAGTTTGCAAAGATCCTTTTTGCAAAGTTGTATTTCCAAAGGACCCATGagccacatttttaaaagagatgTTTTCCTAAAGTAGAGTGGACAAACTGCTGTTCTCTTCTCGGTTGTAATTTCTATCAGCCCTCGCCAGTATAGTAAGTAGTGATGATGATGGAGCATGTAGTCCAAAAGCACCTGGAAGCCTATAAGTTGTCCAACTCCGTTGTTAAGGAGGTGTAAACAAATAGAAACTGAAGCTGGACAATATGGTCAAATAAAGACCTATATTTAAATAGCAGGATGAGTTGATGCTTGAGCTCCAACAGCCTTGATTGGCAACAAGTACTTCTATGTTATTTCTCTTTACTCAGGTAGATTTATTTAGTTACTATAATAGGACTGCAATTCTAATAGAAGCCAAACCTGAAGTCAGTAAATAACATAGACTTGGACAGAAAAATGCCAGCCAATCTTGCCTTCTTTTAATATACCCCTTTCCACTCTGTATTTACGAGGCAGTCAGAAGGAATAAGGGTTTAAGAATATTACACATACTTTTTGTCAAGAAACAaaggtgattttaaaaaaatgaacagatCTATCAATTGTTTCTGATGAACTTACCTGTATCATTTCATCTCCTACGATCTCTCTCAGTGCTAAAAGTTCCTTCCCATTATCTTTGCGTTTGAATGTCCCTACCATTTTACCATCTTTCACATCCCAGTTGCCCTACAACGTGAACAAAAACAAAGGCATTTTAATATGGTGGTAAACAAAAACAGGAATCACTTTTATTTGTATCCTCTTAACAGCAGATTTTTCAAGCAAGAGCAAAGCATCATAGGAGAGGTGTTTTACCTGAAGTTCAGTTCCATCTGCCAAGCTATAGTCAAAGGTCTCTCCCAGATTGAACACTATTTCTATGGTACGGAAATTGCTGGACTCCTTGACTGTGaatttgttttcttcttgtttgattGTGAGTTTCAGGTTGTCATGAGCTCCTAGCTTCCTCTTCACTAAATTAACACCTAGGAAGGTAAATAGAAAAGCAAGTTATGcacacagcaaaataataatagtaataataataataataataacaacaacaacaacaacaacaacaacaacaacaacaacaacaacgacactgaagaaggagacagaaggcctgattctagcagcccaggagcaagcaattagaacaaatacaattaaggccaagatcaaaaaatcagctaatgacccaaaatgcagactatgcaaggaagctgatgaaactattgatcatatcctcagatgctgtaagaaaattacacagatggactacaaacaaaggcataactatgtggcccaaatgattcattggaatctatgtcacaagtaccacctgcagcagtaaagaactgtgggaacacaaacctgcaaaggtagtggaaaatgagcatgcaaaaatactgtgggactttcaaatccagactgacaaagttttggaacacaacacacccgaCCTCATGGTTGTGGgaaataaaaaagtttggattattgatgtcaccataccaggtgacagtcggattgaagaaaagcaacaggaaaaattcagccattatcaggacctcaagattgaactgcaaaggctctgacagaaaccagtgcaggtggtcccggtagtgatcggcacactgggtgccgtgccaaaagatctcaaccgttatttggaaacaataaacattgacaaaattacgatctgttaactgcagttctgttcaatatctttattaacgacttagacgaagggttagaaggcacgatcatcaagtttgcagatgacaccaaactgggagggatagctaacactccagaagacaggagcagaattcaaaacgttcttgacagactagagagatgggccgaaactaacaaaatgcaacagggacaaatgcaagatacttggctttggcagaaaaaatggaatgcaaagatacagaatgggggactcctggctcaacagaagtatgtgtgaaaaagaccttggagtcctcgtggacaacaagttaaatatgagcctacaatgtgatgccgcagctaaaaaagccaatgggattctggcctgcataataGGGGTAtaacatctagatccagggaagtcatgctacccctctattctgctttggtcagacccagagccggtccaacaatgaggcaaattaaactgtcgctttgggcgcaaaacatatgggggcacagtcgagactcctttttctgttgatttattataaaatgttatgttttggtgcttaatttgtaaaatcttaatgtaatttgatgtttaataggcttttccttaatccctccttattatccaacatttttgcttatccaacgcttttatttttcagtgattggtatcgggggggggaggggaattctgtttgcctacacttgaaaaatacctagggccggctctggtcagaccacacctggaatcacactgtttcCAATTCTCCCttccaattgaagggagatgttgacaagctgtaaagcgtccagaggaaggcaactaaaatgatcaagggtctggagaacaagccctatgaggagtggcttaaagaactaggcatgtttagcctgcagaagagaaggctgagaggagacatgatagccatgtacaaatacgtgaagggaagtcatagggaggagggagaaagcttgttttctgctgccctgcagactaggacgcgaaacaatggcttcaaactacaggaaaggagattccacctgaacatcaggaagaacttcctcactgtgagggctgtttgacagtggaactctctgccccggactgtggtggaggctccttctttggaggcttttaaacagaggctggatggccatctgtcgggggtactttgaatgcgatttcctgcttcttggcagggggttgaactggatggcccatgaggtctcttccgactctactattctatgattctatgattctaaaaggcgaccttactgggatctgcacacatcatccgaaaatacatcacacagtcctaaacacttggaaagtgtttgacttgtgattttgtgatacgaaatccagcatgtagaTCTCGTTTACtgtatcatactatgtctttgtgtcaataataataataataataataataataataataataataatacattttttaaagaacagaGGTGGCCAATATTATAATTGTAGTGACTGGAAAAATGAAATAGTTTCTGGGAGACACAGATTTATACCCATATGATAAAGTTCACCACACACACAACTCTACAACTATTGCAATCATTCAGACTAATTTATTTTGTGAGGTTGTTGTGAGGATATAATAGGGTGTCTATCTGTTATGAGGAGATTGTACATGTTACTTTGAGATTGCTATTGAAagaagcataggtaaaggtaaaggtttttcccctgacattaagtctagtcatgtccgactctgggagttgatgctcatctccatttccaagctgaagagccggcgttgtccatagacacctccaaggtcatatggtcaACATGACTTCATTGAGCACTGTTACTTCCTgttggaacagtacctattcatctactcacattttgcatgtttttgaactgctaggttggcagaagctggggctaacagtggaagctcaccccactcccctgattcaaactgccaaccttttggtcagcaagttcagcagctcaatgctttaatccgctgcaccacctggggctcctGAAAGAGCATAGTAAACATAAAATTGGATCCAGCCATGATTCAAGAATAAACCCATTGAAACTAATAGGACAAGTTGCTTATGAGTCAGTTGATTTTTGGGGACTGTCTTgcattttgatttctttttgttCTCTCTACAATTCTAAACAGCTTGGCAAAATCAAGAAAATTTATCAAGGTTTTTATGCTTGAAGGTACTAGAACCTGttcgatcttggaagctaagcagggcttgAATGGAAAACCCCAAATGAATACCAGgagctgtaggttatatttttaaatgaaggaAATAGTAAACTACCTCTGAGTAATTTTTGCCTTAAAAATGTTATGAAatgcatggagtcaccataagttaataaacaacttgaagacacatatacacagaggATCCAGACCCTACAAAATCAACCGACTCATAACCAACTTTTCCTATTTGTTTCAATGGGTTTATTCTTGAATGAAGACTTGATCCAATGTTCTGTTTCTTTAATGCTTAAAGTGACAAGGGCTGGTTTCTTTCAGTTGCTGGTCTCAGCTGGAGTAGATTGTTTAATCAAGTGCAGAATCAACTCTTACGTAAATCCCATTGTATTCTGAGGAAAAACCAGTTTGGAAAGCAAAGAAATAAGATTTAGAATGCAATGTTAGTAGTAAACATGAGGACAACAAAGTATAATGTCAGGGACTAACCTTGTAAATAAAAGGCAGTAACCATGAgccctttcacaccacacaattatacaATTGTGTCTCCACTTTAACTGATTTGGTGACATTTATTGATATCTGAAATTTGCATTTTAGGGCAGGCCATTCAGAATTCTTGATCAGAAAGTTCCCCAAAGTACAATCTCCAGCTTCATATAGGATGTACctgtggcatttaaagtggaatcatagcactatatgtGTAGTAAGAACCTCCAGACCTTTCTAATACAATGATACAAGGCTGCCGACAGGAAGCAAAAAGAATGCATATCTCACCCATTACTTCCATAAACTTCTCATAGTTTTCACTCTTCTCCACTTTCCAGGTGCCATCAAATGCCATGACTGCCAGCTGTAATAGGGGAGTTTCAAGTAGACGTGATTTTTTTCCCTGTACAATCAGGGTTATACTACAGCTTTGTCCATAAATATATGCCTTCTCTTATCTTGAAAGCAATTCACACACCGATGTGGCTGACTAAAGTGCAATTAGTCACATGATGCTATACAGTAAATCTCCTCTATTGGTTCTGGGTTTTTACTTTGTGAGTAAAGCCTGCAAAGCCTGTGGAGTTATTTGTCAGTATCTTGTTGAAGGTAACTGTGATTAATGAATTCACTGTCCCCATAAGGGCAGCTTAGACTAATAGACTGGGTTGGTTCTTGGGTAAAACGAACCAATCAGGGCAGTGCTGTGGCTTCATTGAAACTCTGTTTGTTCTAACAAGTGAGCAATTATTATTAGCAATAgttgtagtagcagcagcagtagtgtcTTTTCTCATCAAGCTTGGAAAAATTAAATATTGGTTCACACAAGAAAAACAGATTTGCCTCTATTCTGTCCTGCCAACTTTTGTAACAAGATGCCCCTTTCTTTACGTTATAGAATCTACAAATGAAGATGGGAAACATTATTGGGAAACTAGACTATTTCCTGGCCATGTTTACTCTGATATGTTTCCTCCCCCAAGACCTGAGGTTTGTGCCTCTTGTATTTTGATTCCTGCAATTCTGAAATGCAAAATACAGGGCATCCACCTGATGTGAAAGTGAACAGAGGTCAGCCAAGGCAAACAAGACCAGCTTGTGCTAAACAGGGAGCCAGCTGGTATTGTGTCTGAGTTCACAGGGGCCAAAGGGAGGGTCTACATCGGACTAATCCGAGAGCAGGCTTTTCTATATTATGATCTTTTCGAACTTTGCCACTGCATTTGATATTTGGGAAGGTTATGGTATTCCCACAGATAAAATAATGTGCTCTGTCTCTGATCTTTGCAGACCGTTTGGGGGTAGTGAGGTAGTAAGGGTGCAGTGGTTCAGTTCTAGCCCAACCAATTTTGCATCTGCTCAAAAACTgtaataggggccgggctgtggcacaggctggtaagcagctgctgcaataaatcactctgaccatgaggtcatgagttcgaggccagcccatggtgggtgagcacccgtcaattaaaaataaaatatagccctgctcgttgctgacctagcaacccgaaagatagttgcatctatcaagtaggaaataaggtaccacttataaaaaaagtggggaggcaagtttaactaatttacaatgttggaatgaggaagtgaggaagtgccatcagagtggatgatgaagcagctgctcccccctgtggccagaatcgaacatcccctcaggagaaggttaaattgcctctgtgtctgtctgtctgttgtctctgtctcggtttgatgtgtttatgggcattgaatgtctgccctatatgtacataatgcgatctgccctgagtctccttcggggtgagaagggcggaatataaatactgtaaatctatatatataaaagagtaatggcatcacggcaattcacaaaacaacaaaagtacaggccccccaacctcaaaatttgacaacacaacccatcatccacgcctcaaggttgatacaacaaaaagaaaataaaaataaagtcctaattagagggagagcaataatttttttatccaattgctgccagtttagagggctaatctctgcccacttggttgcctagcaaccaagggacagccaggtttcagttaggggacaggcagatttaggcctcacttaggcttcttccacagattatctaatttgcactggattatatggcagtgtagactcaaggcccttccacacagctatataagccatttataatcatatattatctgctttgcactggattatcttgactccacactaccatataatccacttcagtgtgcattttatacagctgtgaagaaggggcctcagataatccagttctgagcagataatataagattagaaatatacagtagagtctcacttatccaacgtaaacaggccggcaggataagtgaatatgttggataataagaagggattcaggaaaagccaattaaacatcaaattaggtaatcgttatacaaattaagtaccaaaacatcatattatacaacaaatttgacagaaaaagtagttccatgcgcagtaatgctatgtagtatttacagtagagtctcacttatccaacactcgcttatccaacgttctggattatccaacgcatttttgtagtcaatgctttcaatatatcgtgatattttggtgctaaattcataaatacagtaattactatatagcattactgtgtactgaactactttttctgacaaatttgttatctaacatgatgttttggtgctttatttgtaaaatcataacttaatttgatgtttaatagggttatccttaattcctcattatccaacatattcgcttatccaacgttctgccggcccgtttatgttggataagtgagactctactgtactgtatttacaaatttaccactaaaatatcacaatgaatttaaaacactgactacaaaagcattgattatgaaaaggcagactgtgttggataatccagaacattgtataagcgaatgttggataagtgagattcttctttaatatgaaataattactgggatagaataat from the Anolis carolinensis isolate JA03-04 chromosome 5, rAnoCar3.1.pri, whole genome shotgun sequence genome contains:
- the fabp2 gene encoding fatty acid-binding protein, intestinal isoform X2, which produces MVTAFYLQGVNLVKRKLGAHDNLKLTIKQEENKFTVKESSNFRTIEIVFNLGETFDYSLADGTELQGNWDVKDGKMVGTFKRKDNGKELLALREIVGDEMIQTYTYEGVAAKRIFKKA
- the fabp2 gene encoding fatty acid-binding protein, intestinal isoform X1, giving the protein MAFDGTWKVEKSENYEKFMEVMGVNLVKRKLGAHDNLKLTIKQEENKFTVKESSNFRTIEIVFNLGETFDYSLADGTELQGNWDVKDGKMVGTFKRKDNGKELLALREIVGDEMIQTYTYEGVAAKRIFKKA